ACGCCGCCCTGGCCCACGAAGCCCGCCTGAGTGCCGAAACCCTGGCCGAATTCCTCGCCGCCGACGCCGTGGTGATCGGTGCTCCGATGTACAACTTCACCGTGCCCACCCAGCTTAAGGCCTGGATCGATCGCGTCGCCGTCGCCGGTCAGACCTTCCGCTACACCGAAGCGGGCCCGGAAGGCCTGTGCGGCGACAAGAAAGTCGTGCTGGTGTCCACTGCCGGTGGCCTGCACCAGGGCCAGCCAAGCGGTGTCGGCCATGAAGACTTCCTCAAGGTGTTCCTGGGCTTCATCGGCATCACCGACCTGGAAATCGTCCGCGCCCACGGCCTGGCGTATGGCCCTGAGCATCGCAGCAAGGCCATCGACGCTGCCCAGGCGCAGATTGCCAACGAGCTGTTCGCCGCAGCCTGATCCGAACCCCGAAAA
The Pseudomonas putida genome window above contains:
- a CDS encoding FMN-dependent NADH-azoreductase, coding for MKLLHIDSSILGDNSASRQLSREVVDAWKAADPSVEVIYRDLAADAISHFSAATLVAAGTPEEARDAALAHEARLSAETLAEFLAADAVVIGAPMYNFTVPTQLKAWIDRVAVAGQTFRYTEAGPEGLCGDKKVVLVSTAGGLHQGQPSGVGHEDFLKVFLGFIGITDLEIVRAHGLAYGPEHRSKAIDAAQAQIANELFAAA